From a single Pseudomonas triticicola genomic region:
- a CDS encoding efflux RND transporter permease subunit translates to MKGSFNLSEWALKHQSFVWYLMFVGLLMGVFSYFNLGREEDPSFTIKTMVIQTKWPGATQEETLKQVTDRIEKKLEELDSLDYVKSYTRPGESTVYVYLRDTTSAEDIPQIWYQVRKKIDDIRGQFPQGIQGPGFNDEFGDVYGSVYAFTADGLTMRQLRDYVEQARAEIRSVPGLGKIEMVGQQDETIYLNFSTRKLAALGIDQRQVVQSLQSQNAVTPAGVIEAGPERISVRTSGQFESEKDLAEVNLKLNDRFYRLADIAEISRGYVDPATPEFRFDGKPAIGLAIAMQKGGNVQEFGKALHERIDQLTADLPVGVGVHTVSDQAVVVEEAVGGFTSALFEAVIIVLVVSFISLGVRAGLVVACSIPLVLAMVFVFMEYSGITMQRISLGALIIALGLLVDDAMITVEMMVTRLEMGESKEQAATFAYTSTAFPMLTGTLVTVAGFVPIGLNASSAGEYTFTLFAVIAVAMIVSWVVAVFFAPVIGVHILSDKVKAHDAEPGRVGRAFNGGLLWAMRNRWWAIGVTVLLFVLAVFCMRFVQNQFFPASDRPEILVDLNLPQNASIDETRKAVDKLEATLKGDPDIVRWSTYIGQGAIRFYLPLDQQLQNPYYAQLVIVSKDFEAREALSQRLRERLHKDFVGIGSYVQALEMGPPVGRPIQYRVSGKDVDQVRKHAIDLATELDKNPHIGEIIYDWNEPGKVLRIDIAQDKARQLGLSSEDVANLMNSIVSGSPLTQVDDDIYLINVVGRAVDSERGTPETLQNLQIVTPSGTSIPLLAFATVRYELEQPLVWRRDRLPTITIKASVRDEIQPTDLVKLLKPSIDAFASKLPVGYKVATGGTVEESGKAQGPIAKVLPLMLFLMATFLMIQLHSVQKMFLVASVAPLGLIGVVLALVPTGTPMGFVAILGILALIGIIIRNSVILVTQIDEFEQKGYAPWDAVVEATEHRRRPILLTAAAASMGMIPIAREVFWGPMAYAMIGGIVVATLLTLLFLPALYVAWYKIREPQKDEKPAQ, encoded by the coding sequence ATGAAAGGCTCTTTCAACCTCTCCGAATGGGCCCTCAAGCACCAGTCTTTCGTGTGGTACCTGATGTTCGTCGGGCTGCTGATGGGGGTGTTCTCGTACTTCAATCTCGGCCGCGAAGAAGACCCGTCCTTCACCATCAAGACCATGGTGATCCAGACCAAATGGCCCGGCGCGACCCAGGAAGAAACCCTCAAGCAGGTCACCGACCGCATCGAGAAAAAACTCGAAGAGCTCGATTCTCTCGACTATGTGAAAAGCTACACCCGCCCCGGCGAATCGACGGTGTACGTGTACCTGCGCGACACCACCAGCGCTGAGGACATTCCGCAAATCTGGTACCAAGTGCGCAAGAAGATCGACGATATTCGCGGCCAGTTTCCCCAGGGCATTCAGGGGCCGGGATTCAACGACGAGTTCGGTGACGTGTACGGCTCGGTCTACGCCTTCACCGCCGATGGCCTGACCATGCGTCAGTTGCGCGATTACGTGGAACAGGCGCGCGCCGAAATACGCAGCGTGCCGGGGCTGGGCAAGATCGAAATGGTCGGCCAGCAGGACGAAACGATCTACCTGAACTTCTCCACGCGCAAACTCGCCGCACTGGGTATCGACCAGCGCCAAGTGGTGCAGAGCCTGCAATCGCAGAACGCAGTGACTCCGGCCGGGGTGATCGAGGCGGGGCCGGAGCGGATCTCCGTGCGCACCTCGGGCCAGTTCGAGTCGGAGAAGGATCTGGCCGAGGTCAATCTCAAACTCAACGATCGCTTCTATCGTCTGGCCGACATCGCCGAGATCAGCCGTGGCTACGTCGACCCGGCGACGCCGGAATTCCGCTTCGACGGCAAACCGGCGATCGGCCTGGCGATCGCCATGCAGAAGGGCGGCAACGTTCAGGAATTCGGTAAGGCGCTGCACGAGCGCATCGACCAGCTCACCGCTGACTTGCCAGTCGGCGTCGGTGTGCACACGGTGTCTGATCAGGCGGTGGTGGTGGAAGAGGCCGTTGGCGGTTTCACCAGCGCGCTGTTCGAAGCGGTCATCATCGTGCTGGTGGTGAGCTTCATCAGCCTCGGCGTGCGCGCCGGTCTGGTGGTGGCCTGCTCGATTCCGCTGGTGCTGGCGATGGTCTTCGTGTTCATGGAATACAGCGGCATCACCATGCAGCGGATTTCCCTCGGCGCGCTGATCATCGCCCTCGGCCTGCTGGTGGACGACGCGATGATCACCGTGGAGATGATGGTCACGCGCCTGGAAATGGGCGAGAGCAAGGAGCAGGCGGCGACGTTCGCCTACACCTCGACCGCATTCCCGATGCTCACCGGTACGCTGGTGACCGTCGCCGGTTTCGTGCCCATTGGCCTCAATGCCAGTTCGGCGGGTGAATATACCTTCACGCTGTTCGCGGTGATTGCCGTGGCCATGATCGTCTCGTGGGTGGTGGCGGTGTTCTTCGCGCCGGTGATCGGCGTGCACATCCTCAGCGACAAAGTGAAAGCTCACGATGCCGAGCCGGGTCGCGTTGGCCGGGCGTTCAATGGCGGTCTGTTGTGGGCCATGCGTAATCGCTGGTGGGCGATCGGCGTCACCGTGCTGCTGTTCGTACTGGCGGTGTTCTGCATGCGTTTCGTGCAGAACCAGTTCTTCCCCGCTTCCGACCGCCCGGAAATTCTGGTCGACCTGAACCTGCCGCAAAACGCCTCGATCGACGAAACCCGCAAAGCGGTGGACAAGCTCGAAGCGACGCTCAAGGGCGACCCGGACATCGTGCGCTGGAGCACTTACATCGGTCAGGGCGCGATTCGTTTCTACCTGCCGCTGGATCAGCAATTGCAGAACCCGTACTACGCGCAGCTGGTGATCGTCAGCAAGGACTTCGAAGCCCGCGAGGCCCTCAGCCAGCGCTTGCGCGAGCGCCTGCACAAGGACTTCGTCGGCATCGGCAGTTACGTGCAGGCCCTGGAAATGGGCCCGCCGGTGGGGCGTCCGATTCAGTATCGAGTCAGCGGCAAAGATGTCGATCAGGTGCGCAAACACGCCATCGACCTGGCCACCGAACTGGACAAGAACCCGCATATCGGCGAGATTATTTACGACTGGAACGAGCCGGGCAAAGTCCTGCGCATCGACATCGCTCAGGACAAGGCGCGGCAGCTCGGGCTGTCGTCCGAGGACGTGGCCAACCTGATGAACAGCATCGTCAGCGGCTCGCCGTTGACCCAGGTCGATGACGACATCTACCTGATCAACGTGGTCGGTCGCGCGGTGGATTCCGAACGCGGTACCCCGGAAACCCTGCAAAACCTGCAGATCGTCACGCCCAGCGGCACCTCGATTCCGCTGCTGGCGTTCGCCACCGTGCGCTATGAACTGGAGCAGCCGCTGGTCTGGCGTCGTGACCGCTTGCCGACCATCACCATCAAGGCCTCGGTGCGCGACGAGATTCAGCCGACCGATCTGGTGAAATTGCTCAAGCCGTCGATCGACGCTTTTGCCTCGAAGCTGCCGGTCGGCTACAAGGTCGCCACCGGCGGTACGGTCGAGGAAAGCGGCAAGGCCCAGGGGCCGATTGCCAAGGTGCTGCCGCTGATGCTGTTCCTCATGGCGACGTTCCTGATGATCCAGTTGCACAGCGTGCAGAAGATGTTCCTGGTCGCCAGTGTCGCGCCGCTCGGGTTGATTGGTGTGGTGCTGGCGCTGGTGCCGACCGGCACGCCGATGGGCTTTGTGGCGATCCTCGGGATCCTCGCGCTGATCGGCATCATCATCCGCAACTCGGTGATTCTGGTGACGCAGATCGATGAGTTCGAGCAGAAAGGCTATGCGCCGTGGGATGCGGTGGTCGAAGCCACCGAACACCGGCGCCGGCCGATCCTGCTGACCGCAGCGGCAGCGAGCATGGGCATGATCCCGATCGCCCGCGAAGTGTTCTGGGGGCCGATGGCCTACGCGATGATTGGCGGGATCGTCGTGGCGACCCTGCTGACGCTGCTGTTTCTGCCGGCGCTGTATGTGGCCTGGTACAAGATTCGCGAGCCGCAGAAGGATGAGAAGCCGGCGCAGTGA
- a CDS encoding RHS repeat domain-containing protein translates to MNTHHDTATPNLSVIDPRALVVRSVAYCRHPDKADIESRITRQIFDEAGRQVASWDPRLYGVAPKPNLATIYALSGQALLAESVDAGWRVRLLNEAGSMCSGWDARGSQSHRQYDDLLRPLALTEQAHEGQPHVVERWTYAKATDDHAQHNQCGRPIRHDDPAGNRHFDDYGLGGTVVVESRRFLIELETPDWPLDPDRRDDYLEETTYVTRQTFTPTGDLQHHTDAVGNFRTQHYNVAGQSCATWLLQAGEGRQPKCLVSAIRYNAQGQVESETAGNGVIARAEYSRDDGRLLRLLASAGTHPPLQDLNYVYDPVGNIISLEDKTQVVSWLSNQRIDPVSRYRYDSLYQLVEASGWEVSQPSHGPALPDLLPTPLDPNQRRNYTQKFDYDAAGNLITRHHSGAPGFSMYTSQRSNRSLAQRDDGSLPREADIALGFDAAGNQLELQRGQAMTWNVRNELTRVALVDRGDEANDHECYGYDEPGHRLRKTLVIQAAGKILASDVRYLPNLEVHRGADGRERHVISVAAGRNQVRVLRWPDDDEIDQQRYSLCDHLGSCTLELDECAGLLSQEHYYPFGGTACWAGKNALVAKHKTTRYSGRQLDATGLYYYGYRYYGPWLQRWICPDPAGKVDGLNRYTMVGNNPASFYDWQGTIKIPVDVFISDIVNPMAKSIGTGWFEELIWNDEAKSFASTGVVYGRGMEAYEGEPSVWIPTAVGDAVALFRDPTGKLRLFANMYQQHMGIQPGMGLPEFAGILKSDPLNNAGFSIDNGSGHYKPEPSIGHETLIREVAPDQSVRFAMVPESLNFMSTLRMDSIDSPEQYSTLVNRFKNDFPGLIGYLKKHGVWEAARELWKNSEALGLIFEMDATGLSAQEIYTKRSAVAEPVSAPRPSSSPARNPRPSSNLTTSKSSLFQRLFSRQSSQR, encoded by the coding sequence GTGAATACCCACCATGACACCGCCACTCCGAACTTGTCGGTCATTGACCCGCGCGCACTGGTGGTTCGCAGCGTTGCCTATTGCCGACACCCGGATAAAGCCGACATCGAATCGCGCATCACCCGGCAGATTTTTGATGAGGCGGGGCGTCAGGTAGCGTCTTGGGATCCGCGTTTGTACGGCGTTGCGCCCAAGCCGAATCTGGCCACGATCTACGCGTTGAGCGGTCAAGCGTTACTCGCAGAAAGCGTCGACGCCGGTTGGCGGGTGCGGCTGTTGAATGAAGCGGGCTCGATGTGTTCTGGCTGGGATGCGCGGGGCAGTCAGAGTCACCGCCAATACGATGATCTGCTGCGACCGCTAGCCCTCACCGAGCAGGCGCACGAAGGGCAGCCTCACGTGGTCGAGCGCTGGACCTATGCAAAAGCCACCGATGATCACGCGCAGCACAACCAGTGCGGTAGACCAATCCGCCACGACGACCCGGCCGGCAATCGGCATTTCGATGATTACGGCCTCGGCGGTACAGTGGTGGTGGAGTCGCGACGTTTTTTGATCGAACTCGAGACACCTGACTGGCCACTCGATCCCGACCGCCGGGATGACTATCTTGAGGAAACCACCTACGTCACCCGGCAGACTTTCACTCCAACCGGCGACTTGCAGCATCACACCGACGCGGTGGGCAACTTCAGAACGCAGCATTACAACGTCGCCGGGCAATCCTGCGCGACCTGGCTGTTGCAGGCCGGCGAGGGCAGGCAGCCGAAGTGCCTGGTCAGCGCCATTCGCTACAACGCGCAGGGCCAGGTCGAAAGCGAAACGGCCGGCAACGGCGTCATCGCCCGCGCCGAATACAGCCGCGATGACGGCCGGTTGCTCAGACTGCTCGCCAGCGCCGGCACGCACCCTCCGTTGCAGGATTTGAATTACGTCTACGATCCGGTGGGCAACATCATCAGCCTGGAAGACAAGACTCAAGTCGTGTCCTGGCTCAGCAATCAGCGCATCGATCCGGTCAGTCGGTATCGCTACGACAGCCTTTATCAACTGGTCGAGGCCAGCGGTTGGGAAGTCAGCCAGCCCAGTCATGGTCCGGCCTTGCCGGATCTGCTGCCAACACCGCTGGATCCCAATCAACGGCGCAACTACACGCAGAAATTCGACTACGACGCAGCGGGCAACCTGATCACTCGGCACCACAGCGGTGCGCCAGGTTTTTCGATGTACACCTCCCAGCGCAGCAACCGAAGCCTGGCGCAGCGTGACGATGGTTCTTTGCCCAGGGAAGCGGACATAGCGCTGGGATTTGATGCGGCGGGTAATCAGCTTGAGCTGCAGCGCGGACAGGCCATGACGTGGAATGTACGCAATGAGCTAACGCGGGTTGCGCTGGTAGATCGCGGGGATGAGGCCAATGACCATGAATGCTATGGCTACGACGAACCAGGCCATCGGCTGCGCAAGACTCTCGTCATTCAAGCTGCCGGGAAGATCCTTGCATCGGATGTGCGCTATTTGCCGAACCTTGAGGTCCACCGCGGGGCGGATGGTCGAGAACGGCATGTGATCAGTGTCGCGGCCGGGCGTAATCAGGTGCGCGTACTCCGTTGGCCTGATGACGATGAAATCGATCAGCAGCGTTATAGCCTTTGCGATCATCTGGGCTCATGCACTCTGGAGTTGGACGAGTGCGCAGGGCTTCTCAGTCAGGAGCACTATTACCCGTTTGGCGGTACGGCGTGCTGGGCAGGTAAAAATGCATTGGTTGCAAAGCACAAGACAACTCGTTATTCGGGTCGTCAATTGGACGCTACCGGACTTTATTATTATGGATATCGTTACTACGGGCCATGGTTGCAGCGCTGGATATGTCCGGACCCGGCAGGAAAGGTTGATGGTCTGAACCGCTATACGATGGTGGGTAACAACCCTGCCAGCTTTTACGATTGGCAAGGCACGATAAAAATCCCTGTAGATGTTTTCATCAGCGATATCGTCAATCCCATGGCCAAGAGCATTGGGACAGGATGGTTTGAAGAGCTCATCTGGAACGACGAAGCAAAATCGTTCGCGAGCACTGGTGTGGTTTATGGGCGGGGGATGGAAGCTTACGAAGGAGAACCCTCAGTCTGGATACCCACGGCAGTCGGTGACGCAGTTGCCCTTTTCCGCGATCCAACGGGGAAGCTTCGTCTTTTTGCCAATATGTATCAGCAGCACATGGGCATTCAGCCGGGTATGGGACTGCCAGAATTCGCAGGCATCTTGAAAAGTGATCCGCTGAACAACGCAGGATTTTCTATCGACAACGGTTCTGGTCATTACAAACCGGAACCTTCCATTGGCCATGAAACGCTGATTCGTGAAGTTGCACCGGACCAGTCGGTCAGATTTGCCATGGTTCCTGAGAGCCTGAATTTCATGTCGACGCTGCGAATGGATTCGATTGATTCCCCTGAGCAGTATTCGACGCTTGTCAATCGATTCAAAAACGACTTCCCAGGTCTTATCGGCTATCTGAAAAAGCATGGAGTGTGGGAGGCCGCCAGGGAGCTATGGAAAAATAGCGAAGCGCTTGGCCTCATCTTCGAGATGGATGCAACAGGACTGAGCGCTCAAGAAATCTATACGAAACGTTCTGCCGTGGCCGAACCCGTATCGGCGCCGAGGCCATCCTCATCCCCCGCGCGCAATCCAAGGCCATCCAGCAATCTCACAACCAGCAAATCGTCTTTATTCCAGCGTTTGTTTTCTCGCCAATCTTCGCAGCGCTGA
- a CDS encoding glycoside hydrolase, producing the protein MSTVSGWLRGWLLLAGLSLSPAVLAEVLLENQLWRVQVDLATLAVRVEPAGAAPVQASAGVLRHKVSDMVRRGNRIDWQWDDGRWLLSVDLNQRDLTFSITASSPSQIEFIHQPASAMGQALIWPLAEGRYVPRGDRVWQKFLLAQGALDTTQDLSLPLWGMEYENFSLHWLLTNPYNNQLRFKTNGDALGLSARHRFTSLEPSKPLTFSLFLGDVDPLAGAKRYKQWLIESDQYETLANKLIKTPQAAKLIGAAHVYLWGNDLLGPDDVRNWPLLIARLRGSGVLVSELRAAMDAEALRLLASETVLNRYQQTVMLRSLNRALNVQARKTWQARAMPDMQALVNGYAEVREQLADVLKGTLAPDPSRWGRTLSRRSIERLQSAGLSRLWLGLGEGWEGGLWHPEAVRAAVSAGYLIAPYDSYETALREDENPDWTTAHLGDQANTECAIVEENGALKSGFQQSGHYTDPRCVRPLLERRIDTIQKVTGFNSWFLDAYAAGMLFDSYRPGAPMTQAQNAVGNIAASRWINEVMQLASGSEDGNAATAQGVLFAHGMQTPVIGWGDRDMHQPDTADFFVGQWYPPEQPGVFFKPTRLKADYRRVHFAPASRLPLYQAVFHGSVITSHHWLFDNLKLSDVRVENELTQLLYNVPPLYHLSVASLDQRLPLIVRQNQFFRPLHERLATQALTAFDWLSEDRLVQQTTFADGTRLLANFAAAPRNWQGRTLPGHSLIALLADGSDSQYQVQAAP; encoded by the coding sequence ATGTCGACTGTTTCCGGCTGGTTACGCGGATGGTTACTGCTCGCTGGCTTGAGCCTGTCGCCGGCAGTACTGGCCGAAGTGCTGCTGGAAAACCAGCTGTGGCGGGTGCAGGTTGACCTTGCGACGCTGGCGGTGCGTGTCGAACCCGCCGGCGCTGCGCCGGTGCAGGCCTCGGCCGGTGTGCTGCGCCACAAGGTCAGCGACATGGTCAGGCGCGGCAATCGCATCGATTGGCAATGGGACGATGGGCGCTGGTTGCTCAGTGTTGACCTGAATCAGCGTGACCTGACGTTTTCGATTACGGCTAGCTCGCCCTCGCAGATCGAGTTTATTCATCAGCCCGCCAGTGCAATGGGCCAGGCGCTGATCTGGCCGCTTGCCGAAGGGCGCTACGTGCCGCGCGGTGACCGGGTGTGGCAGAAGTTCCTGCTCGCGCAGGGCGCGCTCGATACCACCCAGGACTTGAGCCTGCCGCTTTGGGGGATGGAGTACGAGAATTTCAGCCTGCACTGGCTGCTGACCAATCCTTACAACAATCAACTGCGCTTCAAGACCAATGGTGATGCACTGGGGCTGTCGGCCCGGCATCGATTCACATCGCTTGAACCCTCAAAACCGCTGACCTTCAGCCTGTTTCTCGGCGATGTCGACCCCTTGGCCGGGGCCAAGCGCTACAAGCAGTGGCTCATTGAAAGCGATCAATATGAAACCTTGGCGAACAAGCTGATCAAGACCCCGCAAGCCGCCAAGCTGATCGGTGCCGCGCATGTCTATCTATGGGGCAACGACCTGCTCGGCCCTGACGATGTGCGCAACTGGCCGCTGCTGATTGCCCGGTTGCGCGGCTCGGGTGTGCTGGTCAGTGAACTTCGGGCAGCAATGGATGCTGAAGCGCTGCGGTTGCTCGCCAGCGAGACCGTACTCAATCGCTATCAACAGACTGTGATGCTGCGCAGTCTCAATCGCGCGCTGAACGTTCAGGCGCGCAAAACCTGGCAGGCGCGTGCGATGCCGGACATGCAGGCGCTGGTCAACGGGTACGCTGAGGTGCGCGAGCAGTTGGCCGATGTTCTGAAGGGTACGCTGGCGCCTGATCCTTCGCGCTGGGGGCGCACCTTGTCGCGGCGAAGCATTGAACGATTGCAGAGCGCTGGACTTTCGCGTTTATGGCTTGGGCTCGGCGAGGGCTGGGAAGGTGGACTCTGGCATCCGGAGGCGGTGCGCGCCGCCGTCTCTGCGGGATATTTGATTGCCCCCTATGACTCATACGAAACCGCGTTGCGCGAGGACGAAAATCCGGACTGGACCACCGCGCACCTCGGCGATCAGGCCAATACCGAGTGTGCGATCGTGGAGGAAAACGGTGCGCTGAAAAGCGGGTTTCAGCAGTCCGGTCACTATACCGATCCGCGATGTGTACGACCGTTGCTTGAGCGGCGCATCGATACAATCCAGAAGGTCACCGGCTTCAACAGCTGGTTTCTCGATGCTTATGCCGCTGGCATGCTCTTCGACAGTTATCGTCCCGGCGCGCCGATGACCCAGGCGCAGAATGCCGTGGGTAACATCGCTGCATCACGCTGGATCAACGAGGTGATGCAACTGGCGAGCGGCTCCGAGGATGGCAATGCCGCCACCGCCCAGGGAGTCCTGTTCGCCCATGGCATGCAGACGCCAGTGATCGGTTGGGGCGATCGCGACATGCATCAGCCGGACACCGCGGACTTTTTCGTCGGCCAATGGTACCCACCGGAGCAGCCTGGGGTGTTCTTCAAACCGACCCGATTGAAGGCTGACTACCGACGCGTGCATTTCGCTCCCGCCAGCCGTTTACCGCTGTATCAGGCGGTATTCCACGGCTCTGTCATCACCAGTCATCACTGGTTGTTCGATAACCTGAAATTGAGCGACGTGCGGGTGGAAAACGAGCTCACCCAGTTGCTCTACAACGTACCGCCGCTGTACCACCTGAGTGTGGCCAGCCTTGATCAGCGCTTGCCGTTGATCGTGCGTCAGAACCAATTCTTTCGTCCGCTGCACGAACGTCTGGCGACGCAAGCGCTGACGGCTTTTGACTGGTTGAGCGAGGATCGCCTGGTCCAACAGACGACGTTTGCCGACGGCACGCGACTGCTGGCAAATTTCGCCGCCGCTCCCCGCAATTGGCAGGGCCGGACGTTACCGGGACACAGCCTGATTGCGCTGTTAGCGGACGGCAGCGACAGCCAGTATCAGGTCCAGGCGGCGCCCTGA
- a CDS encoding DUF6124 family protein, with translation MEKKLADPPLSLTSSKRFTEDLLKDRSALCRAVDSHLAGNQVTLAGQKRVYSISEDVTLEDAQLYVADLLRCASVTVHQCGDQLGGADRAMVFSVWHLLEMAKAMMDRSIDCLGAKQH, from the coding sequence ATGGAAAAGAAACTTGCCGATCCGCCACTCAGCCTTACCTCAAGCAAGCGGTTCACCGAGGATTTGCTCAAGGATCGCTCTGCACTGTGCCGCGCCGTCGACTCACATCTGGCCGGCAATCAGGTCACGTTGGCTGGACAGAAACGCGTCTACAGCATCAGCGAAGATGTGACGCTGGAGGACGCCCAACTGTATGTTGCCGATCTGCTGCGCTGCGCTTCGGTGACCGTCCATCAATGCGGTGACCAGCTCGGGGGCGCGGATCGGGCCATGGTGTTCTCGGTCTGGCATCTGCTGGAAATGGCCAAAGCGATGATGGACCGCTCGATCGATTGTCTGGGAGCCAAGCAGCACTGA
- a CDS encoding efflux RND transporter periplasmic adaptor subunit, translating into MKRLGLLCMALLLGACSEKETPPEPVRPVLSVTVKALNEESLGRFAGSIQARYESNTGFRVGGRIASRNVDVGAEVQKGTLLATLDPSDQQNQLRSAQGDLARIQAQLINAQANARRQQALFDRGVGAQAQLDVANTDLKTTQASLDQARAAVSQSKDQLSYTELRSDHKAVVTAWNAEAGQVVTAGQQVVTLAQPDIKEAVIDLPDTLVDQLPSDVVFSVAAQLDPSINTTAIIREIEPQAQSATRTRRARLTLSETPDGFRLGTAISVTLSSAIKPRIELPLTALQEIDGKTRIWVIDTQNKTVNPRDVSVVSRGDNSVVLAGGVQNGERVVSAGVNSLKPGQSVKLDEDSQ; encoded by the coding sequence ATGAAGCGCCTCGGCCTGTTGTGCATGGCGCTGCTGCTGGGCGCCTGCTCGGAAAAGGAAACCCCGCCGGAACCGGTACGTCCGGTGCTGTCGGTCACGGTCAAAGCGCTCAACGAAGAAAGCCTCGGACGCTTTGCCGGCAGCATTCAGGCGCGTTACGAGAGCAACACCGGTTTCCGCGTCGGTGGACGCATCGCCAGTCGCAACGTCGATGTCGGCGCCGAGGTGCAGAAGGGCACGTTGCTTGCCACCCTCGATCCGTCCGACCAGCAGAACCAGTTGCGTTCGGCGCAGGGCGATCTGGCGAGAATCCAGGCGCAACTGATCAACGCCCAGGCCAATGCACGTCGTCAGCAAGCGCTGTTCGATCGCGGCGTCGGTGCGCAGGCGCAACTGGACGTCGCCAACACCGATCTGAAAACCACTCAGGCCTCGCTTGATCAGGCACGCGCGGCGGTCAGCCAGAGCAAGGATCAACTGAGCTACACCGAGCTGCGCTCCGATCACAAAGCTGTGGTCACCGCGTGGAACGCCGAAGCCGGGCAAGTGGTGACCGCTGGGCAACAAGTGGTGACGCTGGCACAACCGGACATCAAGGAAGCGGTGATCGACCTGCCTGATACGCTGGTCGATCAGTTGCCCAGCGACGTGGTGTTCTCGGTTGCTGCGCAACTCGACCCGAGCATCAACACCACGGCGATCATCCGCGAGATCGAACCCCAGGCACAAAGCGCCACACGCACCCGTCGCGCGCGCCTGACCCTGTCGGAAACGCCGGACGGTTTCCGCCTCGGCACCGCGATCAGCGTGACCCTCAGCTCTGCGATCAAACCGCGCATCGAACTGCCGCTGACGGCGTTGCAGGAAATCGACGGCAAAACCCGCATCTGGGTGATCGACACGCAGAACAAAACCGTCAACCCGCGCGACGTCAGCGTAGTCAGCCGTGGCGACAACAGTGTGGTGCTGGCCGGTGGCGTGCAGAATGGCGAGCGCGTGGTCAGCGCCGGCGTCAACAGTCTCAAACCCGGACAATCGGTAAAACTTGACGAGGACAGTCAATGA
- a CDS encoding class I SAM-dependent methyltransferase: MKQTPSDLEQITATTLGHYNSVAEDFREGTRDHDVSQNIEALLRHIQAESPLTILDFGCGPGRDLQTFTRMGHVAIGLDGSQEFARMAREDSGCEVWQQDFLKLDLPAERFDGIFANAVLFHVPLQVLPQVLRQLHDTLKPGGVLFSSNPRGDNREGWNGPRYGSYHDLEAWRGLLTAAGFVELEHYYRPAGLPREQQPWLASVWRKL; this comes from the coding sequence ATGAAGCAAACCCCCAGCGACCTCGAACAGATCACCGCCACTACCCTTGGTCACTACAACTCGGTGGCCGAGGATTTCCGTGAAGGCACGCGCGACCACGATGTCAGCCAGAACATCGAGGCCTTGCTGCGCCACATTCAGGCTGAGTCGCCGTTGACAATTCTCGATTTCGGCTGCGGTCCGGGCCGGGATTTGCAAACCTTCACGCGCATGGGCCACGTCGCGATCGGCCTCGATGGCTCGCAGGAATTCGCGCGCATGGCACGTGAGGACAGCGGTTGCGAAGTCTGGCAGCAGGACTTTCTCAAGCTTGATCTGCCGGCCGAGCGCTTCGACGGCATTTTCGCCAATGCCGTGCTGTTTCATGTGCCGTTGCAGGTGTTGCCGCAAGTGCTACGGCAATTGCACGACACCTTGAAACCGGGTGGCGTGCTGTTCAGCTCCAATCCGCGCGGGGACAACCGGGAAGGCTGGAACGGCCCGCGCTACGGCTCTTATCACGATCTGGAAGCCTGGCGCGGGTTGCTGACGGCGGCGGGTTTTGTCGAGCTTGAGCATTACTATCGCCCCGCCGGGTTGCCGCGTGAGCAGCAGCCGTGGCTGGCGAGCGTATGGCGCAAACTCTGA